Proteins from one Cicer arietinum cultivar CDC Frontier isolate Library 1 chromosome 3, Cicar.CDCFrontier_v2.0, whole genome shotgun sequence genomic window:
- the LOC101500617 gene encoding S-protein homolog 5-like — protein sequence MAGPNSITLKLSLLLIVIYACEATENTDFYGTVTVIISNGLAVPPTPTTMTLHCQSKDDDLGFHTLGFAESYQFSFKPEFTVFKNTLFFCSFTWPGNPLRHYLDIYSEKRDLDRCRTCKWKIVNDGGCLYNKVSGLYNICYPWKSVQEIAANSTQI from the coding sequence ATGGCAGGTCCAAATTCAATTACATTAAAATTATCACTATTGTTAATTGTTATATATGCATGTGAGGCTACAGAGAATACAGATTTTTATGGTACAGTAACCGTTATAATTAGTAATGGATTGGCTGTACCTCCAACTCCCACAACTATGACTCTTCATTGCCAATCCAAAGATGATGATCTTGGATTTCACACACTCGGTTTTGCAGAAAGTTACCAGTTTTCATTTAAGCCAGAATTTACAGTATTTAagaatacattatttttttgtagttttacaTGGCCTGGAAACCCACTTCGTCATTATCTTGATATTTACTCTGAAAAACGAGATCTAGATAGGTGCAGAACATGTAAATGGAAAATAGTGAATGATGGTGGTTGTTTGTATAATAAGGTTAGTGGTTTGTATAATATATGTTATCCTTGGAAAAGTGTCCAAGAAATTGCTGCAAACAGTACTCAGATTTAA